A region of the Larimichthys crocea isolate SSNF chromosome XVIII, L_crocea_2.0, whole genome shotgun sequence genome:
ATAAACCGGCTGGTGGGGAACCCATTTTTAAAGGTGCTGCTAATAGTCTACAAAACGATGGAAATGTCCATCAGGTGGCAAAGGAGGTAAAGTGAATGTTTACAGATATTTCAGTTAGCCTGAAACACGTTTACCATTCACGTGATAATTAGCAACATAATAAACTTAAGCATATAATTAGTGGTATAATTAGCTTAAATCGTGTCTGACAGGATgtaaaagcagcagtgtgtctccACATGCTGAGactgtgaatgtatgtgtgaaaaCAATTAGAGCATTGTTTTCAAGGAAGCCAGcgaaaacagacagcagagggacgatgtgctgtttttgtaatggaaaaaaagtcaaattactCTGGTACTATCCTGAAAAATTACTATTTCTTTGCAATAGGTGTGATCAGTAGTGAAGACGGTGTCAGAGGGGCATGTGCATGAACAATTGAAACAcctattattataatatatctcTGCTAATACCCCGAATTTGTCACCATATGTCAGCCAATAAAGTAAGGTCACACTTACCGttgaaaaaatatatgttcAAGATAAGAAAAGACGAAATAATAATACAGAATAATACGGTTTATTTTATACATAGTGCTTTAAAGgagctcaaagacactttatATAAAGAGATAACAGAAACAGTAGACGCAGTATCAGTATAAAAGCTACAAGAAccgtaaaaaaaaattcttttgaaaacacaaaattaagGAGAAAAATGTGTATTGCCACAAACCAGGTGAATCTCgctcttctttatctcttcaCCCTCTAACGATATCAAACTCTGCAGGACACACAGAGTAGCCTCTGTACTCAAGCTGAGCACCAGAGTTCATCATCAGCTCTTAATAATACGGCACTGCAGCCTGACTCATGGAAACCTTTTAGCATATTGCCAGCTGGTCTGGGCACCTATTACAATATTCGCCTGTTAACCCGCATTAGTGGGTGTGTTTACACCAGAGTTTCACTCCACCTTAATCTTGGCGTGAGGCGTTTTGGCAAATCAGATTAAACTTTGACACACAAAATCCAACGTCCAGccagtttctgtgtttctgtcccAACTGCAGAGAGCAAATGATTGtctacagacagagaggacaatGACAGAGCGGTAAAGATAACAAGCTGTAGAGTTTACCATCGGTGGACTGCTTTCCTCAGCCGTGCTACTCTCTTATGTTTGTAACCCAACCCACGCCGTCCCACCTCCTGTTCACCACAACATGCAAATAAAGTCTGTATCGTGAAATGTAGTCTTTCAGGACTGTGTGGACCTGTGCAAACACATCACTGACGCCTCCCTCACCTACCTGTCGAGTTTGTTGTCGTCGTCACggcacaacaaacacagttttagtGTCACTTAAAAAACACCTGACAAAGACCAGATAAAGGTTTTTTTCGACAGTCAAGTCCAATTTATGTCCTCAGATTTGTTTATAGCAACTGTACCAAaactaataaacataaaataaaaaaaaaaatcagtttactTCTCAGTGGCAACTGTTTACTGGCAACCGATGTGATTGGATGAGACCTTGACCTACTCAGCTGTGGAGCACTTCACCCACTAACAAGCTTAACTGTTTGCAGCCGAGTTGCTACAGAGACTGCAGCCACATTAACATCAGAAACAGTCCTTGGTGAACGTTTAATTATGGTGTTCACCGTTCTTTTAGCGTGTCGACAGTCTGGTTAGGGAGAGGAACGGTGTGCACAAACTTCTTCTCATCCTGCGTGCAAGAAAGGGAAGCTTCTTCACGAAAGTACTTCTTATTGTAGAGGTTTGTGAAATCCTAGCACTAGTATTCAAACTCTTacactcgtgtgtgtgttttgagggTGTTTGCCCCCGCATAGCTTCTGTTTTGCGTGCAGCGTTGGGAAGCTAATCTGTATTTGGCACAGCTGAGGTCAAGGGGGCTGTGGCAGAGGTTGTGCCCTCTGCGCTTGATCCACTCAGGAGAAAGGTCAGGGTTATACTAATCTCCTGATGCATTCCTCTGCTGTATTATAAACACATACTGGAAAACATGACATATTAAGTTACAGGACCAATCTGGAGCAAGGTCTCGTTATCAGTTCGACATATATTAATAAACTCCATCAGCATGTTTCAGCAAGTGTCAAGGCCGACAAACAAGTAGCACAGTTTGTCATTATGATCCAtttgttatgtgttttttttttttgcttctgtaAGCGACATTTTGGGCAGATTATCACACCTTAGTTTTACCAGCATACTTTCCAGTTCTCTGAAAGTGATTATAACTCTTAAAGTGGGGCTCGATTAGGAGTGTTAGCAAACAACCGATAGGATTAAAACCCTTGAAGAGGTTAAAGTTTTGAACTCCAAAGCCCCTGAGGAAGGCAGAGCAGGGGCGGCACTaaccacacagtgtgtgtgtgtgtctattagCGTGtgtattactattattaatgttgttttttttatttcttaaagttttataaaataaaaacagcacaaaaaactaaaaaataaatatattggtCTGTCGTTAATTCTTATGATAGtacaaaaactgatttttatttatttaacgttcatacatacaaacatttaataGCAGTGGCAACAAAAATGTGATCACTGTCTATGATAAATTGGCATCATAGCATTGATCCAAGTGATATTACTGTTTAAAGAGGAGCGGCATTGATGATGTTCAGATGTTTGAATGGGACCTGTTTTCGTTGAATACAGTACTTACTATAGTTGAACGCTTCCTaacttttaataacttttaaatTGGTTTTGTTTATCATAAATGTAAGTTCATGTCAAAAAGCTTTCCTTTCATCCTTGCTGCTAAAAACTTAACTCATTGGCATGTCCATGTTCGCTTTGTGCTGCATGAAATGAACGTCTCCAGGACTCAAATGATTCattcatgaaaataatttgaGGCATGAACTGCTATAAAACTGTCTGGCATGTGTGTCAGTAAGAACACCagacaaccagacagacagtcagtttTGCGTCATTAATGTACAAACGCAGTCGTAAAGCAGGCTCACGTGTTCGATCGCCACTCgagaataacaaaaacaaactgatacgGCTTTTAAGTCGACGTGTCATCTGCTTTAACCTTTGAACAGCCTTCGTCCTAACTGCAGACATTTCAGCCTCGTGGTGAATGATCTTGATCGTGGTCATTAGGCCGTTGCTCTCAGTTGTGCCTGTCATTTGACCACTTGGCCTCTCCGTGTTGTATGGCCATCCAGTGTGACTCCCACCTGAGTGACCTTGCATGTGCCGGTCAGAGGTCAAGGCCTTGTTAGACATGTTTATGAAGATAGCATGGGGTCAAggcctctgtttgtctgtctggcgACAAGAGAGGAAACGAGGGATAGGATTCCGGTAATAGATGAAAGACGAGAGTGGAGATGAAAGGAGGGGTTATCTGGTTCTCTGCGGAGCGTAttgatctgtttgtgttttcacggGGTGAACGGGTTTGTTGGCCATAGTCCCAGCAGAAGTGCTGAGGTATTGGCTGCATCGCACTGTGGAAGTGTTGGTGCAGAGGCTGCACTTAAATTAGGGTTCAAGGTAGATTTGAGGTCAGCTTTTGCTGCCTCTTGCTGGaatggcagtaaaaaaaaaaatcacccgaATAGAGTGCTCTGAGATCATGAATCATCAGCAACTTACCTACAAGGTGTGCTGGTGCTGCCCTCTTGTGGCAGTGGGACTGTATTAGAACTCTTCACGTcacatttgaacacacacaaaccaaaataaCACCTGTCATAAATTAATAAGAATATTCTACAAATCACTTTATTGCAAGAATTACACAGTATGGGATgtggaaaaatagaaaatgttgacacttttttgtttgttaattagTTAAGATTGTTCCCACTGAAATCTGAAGTTTGTTTTATGATGCCAAACACTGCTAATACTCTATACACTTCATGGAGCAGTCtatcacaacacacaaacaaaaccaggTTACGCTCAGTGTGGTGTACTTTCAATAGCTTTGAAAGTAACACAAGACCTTCCACCTACTAACCAAGTTATGtccaaatactgtatattaaaggataaacaaaacataaacctATGTTAAGACTTTTTAAAGCATCTCAACTTGCATAGACACTTGTAAATGCAGTCCTCCTCATCTGTCCGTGTTCGACTCGGataaagaaaaatcaatttaGCGTTGAATCGACAGGGATAATAACAGTAATTCACAACCGGGAACAGTCAAGTACATGAGCAAAATAGCAAGTACATATTATGCGTAAGTATATATACATGTGCATTTCTTTGGGATCAGAAGAAACATTTGGTTCACGTAACGTGAGACGAGTAAATCCTttaacacacagctgttataCACAAGGCTCTGACGGAGTAAAGGTGTAGGGAAGGTGATGCtaaagtctatttttttttttgtggttgtgcaACAACATTGCACCgtatatgcaaacacacaccacttcCAAGCAGCTCAAATCCATTCATAtatgtacactcacacacacgcacacacacacgcagccaATGTTAtttcagtgctgtttttttatgttactaAGGCGCTGATTGTCAgatgttgaaacactgtttttttggaTCACTGGAGTCTCAGATACACAAGTCCAACATATTCTCATAAATcttataaattaaaaaaaaaatggacttaATAACACACAAAGTAATTCAAGAATAACCTGAGGAGAGTATGTTGAACTGTGTTGGAGAGGAATGCATTATATTTACAACAGAGTGATTGTTATATATCGGTCTCGGGAAGCATTATGGTGATTTTTAGCAAATGACAAGCGTCTGTAACCAGTGGTCAGTCCCATCCTTTACATTAGTACGTTTAAACAAGTTAAAAAGGTGAAAGTCTAAAATAATATGTGGCTATATCTTCGAATGCTGTGGCgtggaagagaaggaagaaggaaaaacaaaaatggaataAGGCCGATAAGTAAGAATAGCACCTGACTTACACAAACAACCCCAAAATGAACACCAGTTTACCAGTTTCGCGGCATGAACTCAGTGCAGTGGTAAACTGGGTGCAATTCTTTAGAGACGCGTTGTGATCATGTTAGTTAAGTGTTCTGtgtggagcaaaaaaaaaaaaaaaaaaaaaaggccgcttggtctctgtgtgttctggttTGTAATGTTCAATCTCTGGTTGTTCTGCAAACCACatctctgtccctctcctctcacacatgCAGGGAAATAGCACCATCCTTTGGAAAGAGGAAGTAAAGGCAAGTCGAGGACGTCAACGCATGCGGTTTTTGCAGGTCAGGAGGGaggactgttgttgttgttgttgttgttgttgttgttgttgtggtctATGTCCTCTTCATGCACACCTGACAGCGGCTTATGTGTGTTCGGAGGCTGCCTGCCTTTAGTGTTGCTGGGACAGGTTTCCtggaaagaggcagagagaaaaacataagACGTCCATCTTTATCATAACACCTTTTTCAACTCTAAAGTGTGCTTTGTTGCACCTACAACCACACCCAAAAGCTACACCTTTACGTCACTGCAGCAAGATGAAAAGTTAAACCACCAGaggtcagcaaaaacacaaagttactCATCAAgtgtcagtgtttctgtcttACGTAAACATCTCATTGTCTTCAATGGTGGCAAGCCAGAAGCTGTAGGAGTTGGCGTAGTAGTTGCAGGTCCCGCGGCCGTGACACTCGATGAATGGAGCGCTGCGGAACTCCTCCAGGCAGGAACCAGGAGAGGCCAGAGCCTGGCCCGAACCCTCAGCACCAGCGCTGGTGTgctacacaaacatacacaaacacacacaatggaaAGAGCTCAAATGAAAGGTATTGTGAAGAAAGTTGTGTAGATTACTGTGGGTGTGCTGATGCATAACTTTGTGCGTGCATAGACTTATTGATGTTGGGAAAATGCACgtctgtatatttttatttttataatttcccGCCGATTGTTAGGGTAAGTGGAAGAGTTTTGGAGATGGGAATGTGGAGAGGGAgagttttttaatgtttgcttaTTGTGGTATAATATTAACAGTTGTCCACCTACTACCCGTCTTAAAACActgatcaagaaaaaaaaactgtatccATATGAGTAATTCTTCTTGATCTACTTCCTggatataaacaaatatatctATAATACCAATATCAACAACAGTTTAAAGctacctcagaaaatattaggcCAACACAACTCAGCCAGTAGGTCAGAGGATTATTTAATGTTGTCTGTCTCAGGAACCAGAACTTATTTGGAGGGAAAGGGTTACTCCTGATCCGCACTTATATTCTTGCaatttcattgtttatttattattaattcagctcttttatatatattttcgATTCTGCCACGTATCACAAGAAGGTTGTACCGAAACTTCACAACTTGAGCTTCGGTGACATACATATATCCGCACTGAGATCTGATCATGTCTCGTCTTACCATGACAAAGGAGTAGCCAATCCATAGAGAGTCCCAGCCGTGAGGACATGGTGGGATCATGATGGTCTGACTGTGAATGGCTATCACCATGGCCGGGGCTTCACACACggcacacctgcacacacatacatgacagCATGTGAGTTAATTGAGCGTTGTATCTACCTAAAATCGAAGCACATGGATGGAAATGACATACCTGCTGATGAAGGGTTTGATGCTTTGACCAGTGATGGGTGCCATGCTCATGGGCATGGGCTCAGGGGAGGTGAGCCAGTAGGAGTAGTCATTACGGGAGGCAAAATTGCACACATTGTTGATGTTACAGAACAGGAAGGGCATGGGGCTGAACTTCCTTAGACAGCTGCCTGCCGTACCTACAACACAGATCAAGGAGACATGTAACTCATCCCACAAATCGTCCTccctttttccttctttctttctctctcatattGTGTCTCTCACCTAAGTCCTGTCCATGAGAGCGTTCGTTGCCTTGAACGTACAGCAAAGAGTAGCCGTCGTATATGGGCGTGGTTCCTTCAGGGCACAGTGGAACCTCCACCGATTGGCTGTGACGGGTTACCAGGAACCCGTGATCCATGGAGGAGGGGCCGGGTTGACCCACTTGACCTGGTACACCGTCAGGTCCTGGGGGGCCAGGGTATCCTCTGGGTCCTAAAGACGTAGACAAATGAATAAGTTAACAACAGCGATAACACAACAACTCTTACTCACACCTTTCATCCCTGTGAGCCTCTCACCTTGCGGCCCCGGGAGACCAGGCTCTCCTTTGCCTCCGGGCTGACCGTTCCATCCAGGCTGGCCATCTTCGCCTTTTGGCCCTTGAATACCGGTCATACCTGAGAGAAAATAGGAAAGATGGTGAAGCGATCAGAAAAATGGATATGGGGGAATAGGTGAGCGAGGTGAGGCGATTacacatttttaagaaaaatgttacCTAGCTGTCCTTTCTGTCCAGGGAACCCAGATGGTCCCTGGGGTCCTGGTAAACCTTGAATCCCTGGGAACCCGATGTCTCCCTTGATAAAGGTGTGTGGGCCAGGTTGACCAGGGGGACCGTCATTGCCTgaaatatagataatatatttttagaaGACATTTTCCAGTTGCACAGTTTTTTAGCAGTTTATGGTGGTAAGCCCGGATCCATTCTAGTTAGTGAGATAGagatatgtttgtgtatatataaagaCTTTGAAGGGtttgccctcttttttttttacccttttctCCTGGGAATCCTCTGTCTCCAAGTTCTCCTTTGACTCCAATGTCCCCAACAATACCCTTTGTACCTAAATTCagaaatattgtatttaaattCTCAGttatctgaataaaaacagatcttTTATCTcatattttcagaaaaacagaCGGCTGTCtttcacacatgaacacacagtcagactATCACACTATTTGTACTCACCTGGGAATCCTGGGACACCCTGCAATCCCCTCTCTCCCTTATGTCCATCAATGCCTGGAAGACCAGGGTGTCcctgtaatacacacacacacacaaatacacaaagttaCAAGAGGGACTGAAGAGGACAAGATTGAGCTACATGCACGTTCATGAGTCTTTCTCTAAAAACTTGCTCATGCTCAATATTCTGCAAGATAATACTTGCACTAACATGCAACTATCAGCTGTCTCATCAGAATGCATATGaatcagtgtgtttaatgtacAGCTTAAGTTATGGAAAAGGACATACAGGTAATCCAGAACTTCCAGGATCACCCTTATGTCCAGTCTCCCCCTGGAAACCAGGGTTACCCTGGTCTCCTTTTTCTCCCTGTAGGCCGGTTCTGCCTGGCACACCAGCGGGTCCTGGTTCTCCTGTGACTCCTGTTTGATAAAGACAAGAGGAACACATGATAACATGTTTCACTTTAAGCCCGGCTCTACACTGAACTACATTTTGGTAACAGGTCGTCATACACATAATGATGGCATGGCATACCTGCTTCTCCGGGCAGTCCTGTTTCTCCCTTGTCTCCCTTAGGGCCGTCGAGAGAGATACCCGGGTGCCCCCTTTCTCCTGGCTCACCCTGGGGTCCCTGCAAGCCTGGAAATCCCTTATCACCTTTGAAACCAGGGATGCCTGGATGACCTGGAGTTCCAGGGAAACCAGTACTACCTTTGtcacctggagagagaaagaaggccACATGATGAAACTCTGTTTGGATTGAGAGATTGAAATGAATCAATGATAGAAGGGCTCTAACCTTTGACACCAAGAGCCCCAGGTGGCCCAGGGAAACCTCGTCCAGGTATACCTACAAAGAAGGACCGATAAAAAGTAGTCTGAAAAGCCATCAGAGCACGAATGTTAAAATGTGTATGTGGTGGTTGTTCCAAGCCAGAGTGACTCAGTAGGAACATGTCAAGCCAGGCCAAGCAAATCAATGGACTATTACAGTtagtaatagtactaataatgTAGACTCCTCTGACACTAACCTGGAACTCCTTTGTCTCCTGAGGATCCAGGGATGCCGTCAACTCCAGGCTCTCCCTTCTCTCCAGGAGGACCAGGAGGTCCCTGCAAGCCACCTTCACCTGAAAAAGAACAAGTTTACACACTTGTTACTGATTGTTGTCTGGCAGGACTAAATAAACAGCTCGGATGCATGCACGAATCCTCTCTGTATCTGATTTGAGTGTACCATTCCCTGAATTGTCATAGAGCTTTGTGGAAAAACCTGGCTGCTGTTCTTGAAGGCTTCGCTTAATTAATCCACGTATTCCTGATTAACTGTGTTGTCATGAAAAGaccaagcagcagcagaatatatttattttattttactttatatttacagtggtTTATTTAAGAAGTTACCGCAGTTCAGGAGCTTTGGGAAGCAGCACGTGTCGCAATTGTCTACACTACACTCATCTTTCTCCGGTTAGTTTTGTTTCCCATCGCCTCACTTATTCACCCCACCGATGTTTTACAGAATAATCTCTTTGTGAACCTAATGATGTAGCAAACCTCctagaaatgaatgaaattattGCTGTGGTTATTATGTGGAGATTTGTCCATCTATCTGATTAAATAATTATGTTACTTACCGGGACGACCCTCACGACCAGGTTCTCCTGAAGACCCTGGCAGCCCAGGGGTGCCCTTCTCACCTGGTCTACCTGGCTGacctgtacaacacacacaccacaacaagaACTCACATGAAATACCAACATGAATGATTAATATACAGAGTGTTGAAGACAAATAGGAGACTGTAATCTGACCTGTATACCCGATGCTTCCTTTGTCTCCTTTGGATCCTTGCAATCCTGGCTTTCCAGGCATACCCTCATGACCCCTGAAACCTTTCTCTCCTGGAATTCCTGGGAATCCTGGCTGACCTGTTTGACCCTGTGAAAGTAAAATAATGATGAGGagacgatgaggaggaggtgggaatAGAAAGACAGGTAGACATTGATCACTGACATTTCCATCTGTTGGGCGCCAGTTTAACTTAGAAACTTAGCGGCGATTTGTGGTTGCACTGCAGTTATGTGGGGGTAGATGGACTTCTAACAAATAGTAAGatagtgttttcttttgtacttATAATTTCACAGCTGTCCAAGCCTTGCAAGTGCTCAAATGTCCAATTATCTGTTCTCACAGGATGAGCAGTCAAGCTTGTAGAGCTACAAGTCTCTGCCTATGTTTTAAAGAACATAATCACTGTTACAGCTAGTGGAATTACCTTTTCTCCTGGAAGTCCTGGGATCCCAATACCTGGCTCACCAGCCAGACCCTTGTCTCCTTTCTGCCCATCTTCGCCTCTGAATCCAGGATGTCCCGCTGTACCAATATCTCCTTTAGTACCCTTTGGACCGACCGgacctgcacaaacacacacacaagcaggcaaaatgcagtttaatgtGAAATTCACTTGCTTGAAAGATTCTCACCACAGCTGTTTtaatactgacacacacaagtttGTTTAACTTATACGTTCTTACCTGGTATTCCCATCTCTCCTACACTGCCTTTCTGTCCAGTTTGTCCCATCCTGCCAGGTTCTCCAGGGAAACCGGAGTCTCCTTTTTCACCTGGGATACATCGTGAGAttgaaaaatgaatatgtattttatttttcctccattttcatAGAGTgaatttaacacattttaaaatgctgttcaGGTGGTCACCTGGTTGTCCAGGTGATCCAGGCTCTCCGTCTTTGCCTGGCATTCCAGGGTCTCCAGGAAGTCCACGGAAGCCCTTCTGTCCAGTGAGCCCAGGGTTACCTGATAGAAACATGGAACCAATGGTGCTGTTTGTAGCAAATCCCCATGTGACACATATATTCTCGTGGAGAAAAAGATCAGTATATTGTTTTATACCTCTGTCTCCAATGTCTCCCTTATCCCCTTTCATATGCTCCATCTCAACTTTGCTCATGTTCCCAGGAGGTCCTTGAAGACCTCGATCTCCCCTTTCTCCTTTAGGTCCAGGCTCTCCACTATCACCTCTTGATCCAGTAAAACCAGGATCACCTGAAGAGAGATGATAGGGAAATAGAAGTCATTATGgctgatgattttaaaaaaaaggtatgcAAGACAAGCTGAAGACATTTAGGTCTTCCTCACCTCTTGCACCAGGATTTCCAGGTGTACCAGGTGGTCCAGGAAAGCCCGGTACTCCTGGTGTACCTATAACCCCCATTTCTCCTTTAGGACCTggaaagtaaacaaacagacacacattcagagTGAGATTACTGTGAATAAAAAATCGAATTCGGcagatatttcacattaaaagctcaTAATTAACATTATGTTGATAATATCTGGGACttccctttatttatttgtgcaaaAATAATGAAGAACTCTTCCTTTGAAAAGGTTTTTGGTTTTTCTTGTGAATGTGTTTGCTGTTCGTCACTCTCACCTTGGTTTCCAATCTGTCCATCCCTGCCTGCTAAGCCTGGTGGCCCTGGCAGTCCTTTGTAACCCGGCATTCCTGGGAACCCGGGGGCTCCCGTCTCTCCCTGAGGACCAGGCATGTCCAGACCAGAAGGACCTGGATAGCCCTTTTCTCCTTTTATACCTTCAATACCTGTTCACACATATAGATATATTTGTAGTGATTTCTTGTCATAATAATGACATCCATCCATGCGTGTCCATGTATGCACGAAATGTCAAGATTTTGTTAGTATGTTTGGATTCTGAGTTTGTGCTCACCGAATGGTCCAGGCTCTCCAGGTGGTCCTTGTGGTCCGGGAGCTCCGGGCGAGCCTTTTCCTGGTGCACCTGGCAAGCCAACCAGTCCAGGTGGTCCTGGGGCTCCCACCTCACCTAATTTTGAAGAAAGAGTCTTGTACATTATAGGATAATAGATAGGTCTTTGTGGCATGGAATAAATCCAACCAAGCTTCTCTACGAGTTGTTTAACGCATCTTGCCATACCTTTGACTCCCTGAGGCCCTTGTGGTCCTGTATGGCCTTCTCGTCCAGGAATACCAGGCAGTCCAATGCCACCCTTCTCTCCTGGAAAGCCTGTAATTCCTGGATTGCCCTGCAAACCTTTTTGCCCTGGAAGACCCCGTCCTGGTTCACCCTGCAAAGAAAAGACATAAGCACTAATTTGCATTTCAGCTTCGCCAATGCtgaatgacaatgaaataaGTATGCAGAAAAATACACACTTTTTGTCCAGGTGAACCAGATTGTCCGGTCAAGCCGTCCGGCCCTGGTTTTCCTCGGTCTCCTGGTAATCCAGGGGCTCCAGGAATTCCACTGTTACCTAGAAACATGGACGAAAAGcatctctgttttgttctgctcatgtatatgctgtattatttatcatttgtttacatttcctGTGATGCATCCATGGAGAGGAGGAATGGGGTCAAGATGGATTGACTTACCTTTAGGACCAGTTGGGCCGGGTAATCCAATTCCAGGCTGTCCGGGATCACCCTTTTGTCCAGGGAAACCTGGTAACCCTGGGTCTCCCGCCAGACCTCTGTCACCTGTAGCCAACAACATATTGTATGGTATCAATCTCCAACAATCTTCACATATGCATACACGAATCTATGTCACATATAATGATAAAttatagtgaaatgtatttctgtgagtCCTCATTTAAGATCCTAGTGGTCTGAGGTTAGACCAATGAACATCTCGCACAGCTCCCCGTCTTGTCCAAACAGGATATTGTGCTATTGTGACTATTAGTT
Encoded here:
- the col4a1 gene encoding collagen alpha-1(IV) chain; this encodes MLLPSGTLLLLAALYSSVDLTGAEGCGTSCGKCDCSGVKGAKGERGFPGLQGNMGFPGMQGPEGPPGPMGSKGDVGVPGAPGLKGVRGPPGRAGFPGNPGLPGINGNDGPQGLPGIPGCNGTKGDRGRDGAFGIPGLQGPPGIPGIPGMKGDPGGVIGIVPLKGDRGFPGTPGLHGPSGPPGPIGPPGPRGYQGPKGDPGIPGPPGEKGDRLAFVSEKGEKGDQGVRGPPGPPGGPQGVEGKTTIYLPGPQGETGFRGDKGEKGFCIPHLPGIKGEAGPPGQRGKPGKDGDDGLKGEKGFTGAPGYPGSQGEKGEKGPPGHGTGAPGDPGPPGFPGLQGEKGFPGPPGEAGPAGQNIEGPRGERGQKGDLGQKGDRGLEGESLVGPPGQPGLPGPPGLPGTPAKPTDCQSIQKGSPGPPGPQGLRGEEGQKGDRGDTCVQCESSGPPGLPGPIGPKGDRGPPGPVGSKGDKGQTGTPGQPGRTGSQGDPGLMGAPGAVGEPGDIFVAPGLKGDKGLPGPTGTPGLPGLDGQPGREGLPGIPGLKGEPAKEGIKGERGPDGDPGFTGPQGERGPPGVPGFGRPGEPGEKGSAGRAGIPGAPGVPGTKGEPGTGVSSPGAKGEPGVQGETGRPGLPGDRGLAGDPGLPGFPGQKGDPGQPGIGLPGPTGPKGNSGIPGAPGLPGDRGKPGPDGLTGQSGSPGQKGEPGRGLPGQKGLQGNPGITGFPGEKGGIGLPGIPGREGHTGPQGPQGVKGEVGAPGPPGLVGLPGAPGKGSPGAPGPQGPPGEPGPFGIEGIKGEKGYPGPSGLDMPGPQGETGAPGFPGMPGYKGLPGPPGLAGRDGQIGNQGPKGEMGVIGTPGVPGFPGPPGTPGNPGARGDPGFTGSRGDSGEPGPKGERGDRGLQGPPGNMSKVEMEHMKGDKGDIGDRGNPGLTGQKGFRGLPGDPGMPGKDGEPGSPGQPGEKGDSGFPGEPGRMGQTGQKGSVGEMGIPGPVGPKGTKGDIGTAGHPGFRGEDGQKGDKGLAGEPGIGIPGLPGEKGQTGQPGFPGIPGEKGFRGHEGMPGKPGLQGSKGDKGSIGYTGQPGRPGEKGTPGLPGSSGEPGREGRPGEGGLQGPPGPPGEKGEPGVDGIPGSSGDKGVPGIPGRGFPGPPGALGVKGDKGSTGFPGTPGHPGIPGFKGDKGFPGLQGPQGEPGERGHPGISLDGPKGDKGETGLPGEAGVTGEPGPAGVPGRTGLQGEKGDQGNPGFQGETGHKGDPGSSGLPGHPGLPGIDGHKGERGLQGVPGFPGTKGIVGDIGVKGELGDRGFPGEKGNDGPPGQPGPHTFIKGDIGFPGIQGLPGPQGPSGFPGQKGQLGMTGIQGPKGEDGQPGWNGQPGGKGEPGLPGPQGPRGYPGPPGPDGVPGQVGQPGPSSMDHGFLVTRHSQSVEVPLCPEGTTPIYDGYSLLYVQGNERSHGQDLGTAGSCLRKFSPMPFLFCNINNVCNFASRNDYSYWLTSPEPMPMSMAPITGQSIKPFISRCAVCEAPAMVIAIHSQTIMIPPCPHGWDSLWIGYSFVMHTSAGAEGSGQALASPGSCLEEFRSAPFIECHGRGTCNYYANSYSFWLATIEDNEMFTKPVPATLKAGSLRTHISRCQVCMKRT